CGGTCGACGAGGGCGGGCATCTCGCGGAACTCACCGCGGAGTGCGCTGAGTAGTCGCGGAACTACATCGCGGCAACCACTACTTCCGGTGGCCGGATGGTGCCGCTCGGTCGAGGAAACCCCGAACATCACTCTCGTCGGCGGTCACCTCGCGTCGAGGCGGGCTCGGCTCCCGCGCCTTCCCCTAGGGTCCGTCGAGCACCGGTGCTCATTGGTCCGCGACCGCGCCTGACCGGAATTCAGGCGCGGCTTCGAGGGTGGTGACCGGAGGAGGAATCCGGGTTATGTTGATCTCCAATTCCGCGCGGACCGGTCCACCCTTCCCGAAGATGTGATGGTGGTGCAGGCATGACCCCGACCTCTGCGAACTACCGTGACCGCGGCTGGTGGCGGGACGAGACCTTTGCCGACGACCTCCGGCGGCACGTGCGCGAAAGGCCGGGAAAGGCGGCGGTGGTCACCAGGCGCCAGTCCGACGGGCGGACGCACCGGCTCGACTACGAGCGGCTCGCCGCCGCCGCCGACAGGTGCGCCGGCGCCCTGGTCGAGCTCGGGCTGCGTCCCGGGGACGTGTTCGCGGCCCAGCTCACCGACCGGTGGGAACTCGCCGCGATCACGCTCGGCTGCATCCGGGCCGGGGTCGTGTACTGCCCCCTCATGAAGACCTACCGGCGCCGCGAGCTCGACGTCATGCTGCGCGTCACCGAGGCGCGGGTCCTCGTCACCATGCGGGAGGACAACGGCGACCGGCTGGGCGAACTGGGCGCCGACCTGGCCGCGGAACTGCCGTCCCTGGAGCGCGTGTTCGTCGCGGACGGCCAAGGGCCGGAAGGCACCGAGGAATTCGAGTCGTTCTTCTTCGGAACCGCCTGGGAGGAACGGCACGGCCATCTGCTGGACGAGCGGGAACTCGGCCCCGACGACCCGTATCTGGTGCTGTTCACCTCGGGTACGACGAGCGATCCCAAAGGGGTCCTGCACAGCCAGAACACGCTTTACGCCGCCATTCGCGGGGAGGCGGAGACCTTCGGCCTCGACGAGACGCTCGTCATGTACACCACCGCCCTCTACACGCATTACACCGGTGTCGTGCAGGGCATGCTGATGCCGCTGGCCCTGGGCGGCACCATGGCGTTCCAGGACGCCAAGGACCCCGGCGACGCCCTCGATCTCATGGCCCGGCACGGAGTCACGTTCTTCTACTGCGCACCCTTCTACCTGCTGAGCCTGATCAAGGAGCAGCGGTCCGCGCCGCGCGCGCTGCCCGCACTGAAGTGGCTGGTCAGCGGCTCGGCGCCGATCCCCCCGTACTTCATCGGCGAGACCGCGAGCGTCTTCGGGCTCCGGCTGCACTCGCTGTGGGGCATGACCGAGAACGGCCCGGTTACGATCACCCGTCCGGACGACCCGGAGGACTGGGCCGCCCACAGCGACGGGAGCCCCATCGCGGACATGGAGCTGCGGATCGACCCCGTGTCGGACCGGACCGGGGGCGAGGGCGTGCTGTGGGTGCGGGGGCCGACCCAGTGTCTCGGCTACTACCGGCGGGACGAGCTGTACGCGGCCGACCTCGACGAGGACGGGTGGTTCGACACCGGCGACCTGGCCCGGCCGGACGGCCGCGGCGGCATCCGGATCACTGGCCGGGCCAAGGACATGATCCTGCGCAACGCGAACATCGCGCCGGTCGCCGACCTGGAGTCGATCATCGGCCGGCATCCCGGCGTGCGCGACGTCGCGGTCATCGGCCTCCCCGACGAGCACGAGGACGAGACGATCTGCGCCGTGGTGGCGCCGGTCTCCGCGTCCTCGCCCGTCACGCTCGAGGAGCTGCAGAGCTCGCTGGACGAAGCCGGGATGACCAAGGCGTACTGGCCCCGGCGGCTGGAACTCCTGGAGGTCCTGCCCACGACCGCGACGGGGAAGATCCGGAAAGAGGACCTGCGCCGGCGCTACGCGCGACCGGAGGGCACGCGGCGGTGACGGGGGCCGCGCGGGGTCACGCCACGACGCGGACCCGGGTGAGCCACCGGTTCAGTTCGAGGAGGTAGGACAGGCCGATCGCCGAGGTCCGGGCGGTGATCGGGCCCGGCAGCGAGTCGAGCTCGGAGGTGACCGCCCGGCGGACCCGCTCCCGGTCCATGAGGTCGAAGAGCGGGGCGCCCGGCTCGCCGATCATGTCGACGACCAGGTTCTTCAGCGTCTCGACGTAGCCGGGGTCCCGGCTGGCCGGGTAGGCGCTCTTGGGCCTGTTCACGATCTCCTCCGGGAGCAGGTCGGCGCAGGCCCGGCGCAGCAGCGCCTTCTCCGTCCCCCCGTCGGCCTTCATGCCCGCGGGCACGTTGAACAGGTACTCGGCGAGCCGGTGGTCGGCGAAGGGCACCCGCACCTC
The sequence above is a segment of the Actinomadura coerulea genome. Coding sequences within it:
- a CDS encoding AMP-binding protein; this translates as MTPTSANYRDRGWWRDETFADDLRRHVRERPGKAAVVTRRQSDGRTHRLDYERLAAAADRCAGALVELGLRPGDVFAAQLTDRWELAAITLGCIRAGVVYCPLMKTYRRRELDVMLRVTEARVLVTMREDNGDRLGELGADLAAELPSLERVFVADGQGPEGTEEFESFFFGTAWEERHGHLLDERELGPDDPYLVLFTSGTTSDPKGVLHSQNTLYAAIRGEAETFGLDETLVMYTTALYTHYTGVVQGMLMPLALGGTMAFQDAKDPGDALDLMARHGVTFFYCAPFYLLSLIKEQRSAPRALPALKWLVSGSAPIPPYFIGETASVFGLRLHSLWGMTENGPVTITRPDDPEDWAAHSDGSPIADMELRIDPVSDRTGGEGVLWVRGPTQCLGYYRRDELYAADLDEDGWFDTGDLARPDGRGGIRITGRAKDMILRNANIAPVADLESIIGRHPGVRDVAVIGLPDEHEDETICAVVAPVSASSPVTLEELQSSLDEAGMTKAYWPRRLELLEVLPTTATGKIRKEDLRRRYARPEGTRR